The genomic region ATTCACTGGGCATTCCGCGGCGTCGAAGCAGCGGATCCCCACGACCCGTGCCTCGGGCGCCGCCAGCAGATAATCGATATGCCAGTGCAACCGCTTGTTGCGGGACAGGTGGCGCCTTAGCCGGGCCGCCGGATGGCGCCCGGCGCTGCCCGTGTAAGCGTAGCGGCCGGCGGGGAAATCGAACGTGCCCAGCCGGCCCACCCGAATCCGGGCGGGCCGGACGAGCACGATTAGGAGCTGGTAGGTCCGGCAGGACGAGTCGCGGATCAAAACGGAACGTGGTATCCCCAACCGAGGTCCCGGGTATCCAGCTTCACCCATCGCTCCTTGAGCCGCAGCTCGCCGCCTTCCACGGCCACCGTATCCACGTATTTCCCCACCGCGAACAGGCTGGTCGCGCCGCCGTCCAGATTGGTCTTGAAGACCTGGAGGGCCGAGGTGACCTTGGCGGTGCCGCCGTTCATTTCCACCTTGTACACGGTGGCGTTGCGGGTGAGGGGCGAACGGTCGCTGTTGTGCTTGGGCAGCATCTTGAGCAGGAATTCCTCGAACTCCTTCCGGTCCCGGTCCAGCCAGGTCATTTCCTTCTGGATCTCCGGGCTGTAGGCGGAGAGCCGGTAGCGGAACTCAGGGTCGCACAGCGCCATGAAGCCGGCGAAGTCCTTGTCGTCCATGAGCATGCAGGTGGAGTAAATGAACTCCTCGATATGGGAGCGTTCAACGGTCATGGTTTGCCTCCTATTGAGCCTTCGGTCTTCAAGCTACCCGGGCGGTCGCCTCGTCCTTGAGCATCGGCTGGGCGGGACTGCGGCCCATGCGCCGCCCCCATTCGGCGATGTAGTGGCGCATGCCGATCTCGTCGTGGATGGTGGCGTTCTCTTCGCGCGCCTGCAGCACGTACATGGGTTGAGAGTCCCTGGCCATGGCGACGCCCTGGCCGGAGGAGGCCAGCAGGTCCTCGTGCAGGTTGCGGCCGAACGGTCCCCAGATGGTGGCGGCGTCCCGCTCCCGCTGCCGGCGCTCTTCTGGCGTGTCCCGCTTCAAGCCCAGGGCGCGGAACTCCAGGAGCACCCGGTCCGGGGCGAGGGGAATGTAGCTGTCGATGCGCAGTACCGAAGTGCGCAGGTTGAGGGTGATCGCCGGGAAGAGATCGACGAGCTTCCAGCCCTTGGGCGGCAGATGGGGCCATCCCAGGTCCGTAGAGTGACTGCTGCCGGCATAGGCACCATAGTTCACGTTCATGGAGCCCACCGTGGCGTGTCCATTGGGGTAGGCGGTGTACTTGCGCTGGAAGTAGCCGGACTTGGGGTCCAGCATGCCGGTAATACGGTTATAGATGTGCAGATAATCGTGATAGAACTCGCTGTTGGTGTCGTGAATCAGCTTGTAGTTGGTGTTGAGCGTCGCCTGGTAATACCAAAAGGTCTCCATCGGTTCGGCGGTGAGCTCCGGCAGCATGTAGTCCAGGGCTTCGCCGATAAAACTGGACAAGGGTTCGCAGTTGTCGTCCAGGTTGACCCATACGAAACCGCCATAGGCAACCTCGGTGCGCACTTCCTTGAGCGCCACGTCTGCCTTGCACACCCGGTCCTGGTAGCCCTCCTTCTCCCGGGGAATGTCGACGCACTCCCCATGGCCGTTGAATGCCCACTGGTGGAAGATGCAGGTCAAGTACTTGGAGCTGCCGGACGGCTCGTAGACGATCAGGTTCCCCCTGTGGGGGCAGATGTTGTAGAAGGTCCGGACCTTTCCGTCTTCGCCCCGCACGATCACCAGGGGTGTGCCGCCGGGATGGCGGTAGGTGCGGAAGTCGTAGGGGTTGGGCAGCTCGCTTTCGTGGCACGCGAGATGCCACACCTTCTTGAAGATCTTCTCCTTCTCTTCCTCGAAGATCTCCTCGCTCGAATAGATGATGGGATCCACGTAATGGGTGGGGGGAAGCTTGGGTCGCTTTAGCCATTCCGAGGTGGTACGTGCCATGGGTCGCCTCCTTTGTAGTGAGAACGGAACTTAATAACCACAACAGTGAGTGTGGTTAAACGCGTCTCACGCATAGCCCGTGCCAGCTCGCGGCTTACGAGCTTATGGCTATGATGTAATTAAACATTTACCGTCCGGAGGCGGAAGAAAAGCGGCGAGCGCGTTTCCGCCGGAAACATCCTCGCGAAACGGTGCTGCGAATGGATAAAAGGAAGGGGGAGCGTGGGGACGGCAAGGGTCCCCCCGGACGCTTCATCCGGTCGGGGGGAACGCGGGAACCCCGCCCCCGGGAGCGCTGCGCTTCATGCAGGGGTTTTTCCGTCCCTTTGCCTTGGGACATAATCAGCGCTGCCCAACCAGCCTATCCGCCGCATCGTGAAGCCTCTCGATACCCGCGCCTTCCTGATGAACCTGCCCCTGTTCCGCGAGCTGGAAGCGGAGGAGATCGAGCGCGTCGCCCAGTCCACCCAGCAGGTCCGCGCCCTGCGGGGGGAGATTCTCTTCAAGCGGGGCGATCCCTGCGCCGGCATCCATGCCCTGGTGTACGGGCAGGTCAAGCTCTCGTTCACTTCCCCCCAAGGCGACGAGAAGGTAGTGGACATCATCGGGCCCGGCGAGACCTTCGGCGAGGCGCTGATGTTCATGGACAAGCCCTACATCGTCTCGGCCCAGGCGCTGGCCGATTCCCTGCTCCTGCACGTCTCGAAGGCGGCGATCTTCGAGGAGCTGGAGCGGCACCCGGCTTTCGCCCGCAGGATGCTGGCGGGCTTGAGCTGGCGCCTGCACAGGCTGGTGCGGGACGTGGAGGCCTACTCCCTGCGCTCCGGCACCCAGCGGGTCATTGGCTACCTGCTGCGGGACGAGCAGGAACAGCCCGAAGCGGGACCTTTCCGGGTCACCCTGCCGGCGAGCAAGGGCATCATCGCCTCCCGCCTGAACCTCACGCCCGAGCACTTCTCCCGCATCCTCCACGATCTCGCCGCGGCCGGGCTGATCGAGGTGGAAGGCCGCACCATCACCATCAAGGAAGTGGAGAAGCTGCGCGCCTACGACCGGTAGTCTCCTGGGGCGCGTGAAGCGAAGCGAAACGCATCGAATAACGCCGGCCACCGGCGCGCCGAGGCTCACCTTATGGTGGGAGCGATTTTGAGCCGGGCTCGGTCAATGGGAGGTTCCCGCCGAGCGGGTGATTTTGTTGTACACGTTGTATTTTCCCGAGGGCTTGTTCATCGGGATGCGCTTGACCTCCTGCAGGTGCTCGGCGTCGTACACCACCAGGGCGCCGTCGTTTTCCCACACGCTCACCAGGGCGTAGCGGCCGTCCCGGGTAAACTCCACGTGGGCGGCGGTCTTGCCGGGGGCGGGCCGCAGGGTGGCGACGATTTCCAGTCGCTCCTTGTCGATCACGTGCAGCGCGTCCCGGTGGGGCCCGAAGAACACGTCGACCCAGGCGTAGCGCGTCCCCTCGTGGCTGCGCAGGAAGAAGCCCGGGCCCAGGGTCTCGATCTGCTTGACGATCTTCCAGCTCCCCATGTCGATCACGCTCACCAGGCCCTGCTTGAGATTGGGGGTGGCGAGCACCGGCCGGCCTTCCCGGGTCCAGGCGATGCCGGAGCCGAGGTGGGGCAGCCCCGGCAGGTCCAGGTCCGCGATCTTGCGGCGCACGTCCAGGTTGACCACCCGGGCACCCGATCCGTCCCGGGAGGCGCCGATGACATAGGCATAGCTCGGATCGAAGAAGAAATCGTCCAGGTAGTCGTCCAGCTCGGTGACCCGCACCGGGAACGGTTCCCGCTCGGCGAGCGCCTCGCCCATGCGGTAGTCGTGCACGTAGCCACGGTAGACCGGAGGGGCGTTCTCGGCGTAGGGAATCTCCCAGATCTGCTTGAGGTCCTTGAGGGCGGCGACGAAGCTGCCCCGCGGCGCGGCGTCGTAGACGGCGGAGACGCGGGAGCTCACGCCTTTTCCGTCCTCCACCGGGATCACCTTGAGCAGGCGGAGATCGTGTGCATCGAGGGCCACCAGCGTGTGGGGCAGGTAGTTCGCCACCATCACATAGCGCCCGTCGCCGGAAACCGCCAGATTGCGGGTGTTGATCCCGGCGCGGACCTCCGCCACGGTGGCGAGGGCGTAGAGGTCGTACTTGGAGATCCAGCCGTCCCGGGAGGCGAAATACACGAAGCGGCCGTCGGGGGAGAACTTGGGACCGCCGTGCAGGGCGAAGCGGGTGGGAAAGCGGGCGATCGGCTCGAAGCGGTCGCCGTCCAGGATGGTGGCGTGGTGGTCCCCGGCCTCCACCACCACGAACAGGTTCAAGGGATCGGCGCCATGGACCGGGCGGGCGGGGAGCGTCTCCTGCGCGCGATGGACGACCCGCGAGGCGCGGATCTCCGTCTCGCCCCACCCCGGCCGCGTCCGGGGCGGCGCGTACACGTAGTCGGCGAGGCGCGCGATTTCCTGGGCGGCGAGGGTGCCGGCGAAACCCGGCATCTGGGTCGCCGCGCGCCCCTGGGCGATGACCCGCTCGGCCTCCGCTTTCTTTAGCCGCGCGAGGTTCTCCGGCAGCAGCGCCGGTCCCATGCCTCCCAGGCGCTCGGCGCCGTGACAGGCGGCGCAGTGCCGCCGGTAGAGCTCGGCGGCGTCGTCTTCCGCACCCCGGGACGGGGCCGTGGAGAGCCCGGCGAGCGCGAAAACGGCGAAAGCAAGGGCCAGCGGCCGGTTCCTGGGAAATGGCAGTGTCATGGTTTGCGGATGTGGGGGCGGCTCAGCGGAGCGCCTGCTGCCGGGCGGCCCGGGAATAAGGCGTGACCTGAAGCCGCCCTGCACCGACCTCGACCCCGATTTCCTCGTCGGTGAGATAGCACGCCGGGTCTTCCTGCCAGGGATCGCCGGTGAGCTGCCAGGCACGCACCCGGGTGTTGCCGCCGCACACGTCCAGATAGGCGCAGGCGCCGCAGCGCCCCTTCACGGGCCGCGGACGGCGCTTGAGCCCGGCCATCAGGGGGTCCGTGGTGTCTCGCCAGATCTGGGAGAAAGGCCGCTCCCGTACGTTGCCGAGGGAATAGTCCCACCAGAATGTGTCCGGGTGCACGTTACCCAGGTTGTCTATGTTGGCAATGTGGAGTCCCGAGGCGTTGCCGCCCCATTGGGCCAGCTTGGCCCGCAGATGGCCTTCCTGCGCCGGGAAGTGGCGCCTCGCCCAGAGCAGGAGATAGACCCCGTCGGCGTCGTTGTTGCCGGTCACGAACTCGCTTTTCAGTCCCTGTTCCAGGTGCCGCCAGGCAGTGGCGAGCAGCAGGTCCATGGCCCAACGGGTGGTGACCAGGCGGGCGTCTACCGCCCGGTTCACGTTGCCTCGGCCCGCGTAATTGAGGTGGGAGAGGTAGAACTTGGGAATGCCTTCCTCTTCCATGAGCCGGAGCAGGGCCGGCAGGTCGGCGGCGTTCTCCTGGGTGAGGGTGAAGCGCAGGCCTACCTTGATCCCCCGGTCGCGGCATAGGCGCAAGGCGGACAGGGACCGGTCGAAGGCCCCCGCCATGCGCCGGAACCGGTTGTGGGTCTCGGGCATCCCGTCCAGGCTGATGCCCACGTAGTCGAAGCCCACCGCCTGCACGGCATCGATCGACCCTTGGTCGATCAGGGTGCCGTTGCTGGACAGGCCCACGTAAAAGCCGAGCGCCTTGGCGCGGTGACCGATGGCGAAGATGTCGGGCCGCAGCAGGGGTTCGCCGCCCGAGAGGATCAATACCGGTACGCCGAAGGCCTTGAGGTCATCCATGACCCGGTACACCTCGGCGGTGGAGAGTTCCCCGGGAAAATCCCGGTCCGCGGAGATGGAGTAGCAATGGCGGCAGGCCAGGTTGCAGCGGCGCACCAGGTTCCAGATCACCACCGGGCCCGGAGGCGAGGCGGGCGGGGAGAGGGGCGTCGGCCGGCGGATCTCCCGCAGGTAATGGGTCAGGCGGAACATGGGGTTTCTCGAGCGGCGTTCAAGTCGATGACGAGCATAGGCGGCCGGTAGGATGCTGATCCAGATCAAAAGCGCAGTCCCGTCTTCTTCAGGATGCGCACGCTGTAGAGCACCTCGTGTCCGCGGCAAGCGTTTCCCAAGAGTCGGGCGATGGCCTCCACCTGGCGCTCCACCTCGTCGCGTCGGCGCCCGTGGACCATGGCGAACAGGTTGTAGGGCCAGTCGGGCGGCCGCCGCGGCCGGCGATAGCAGTGGCTCACGAACTCGAGCCCGCCCACCTGGCGCCCCAGGGCGTCCACCCGGGCGTCGTCCACGTCCCACACCGTCATGCCGTTGGCCCGGTAGCCTAGGGCGTAGTGGTTGGGCACGGCGCCGATGCGGCGGATGGCGCCGCGCTGGAGCATGCGCTCGAGCCGGGCGAGCACTTCGTCCACCGGCACGCCGAGCTGGGCCGCCAGGGCGTGATAGGGCCGGGACACTAAGGGCAGCCCGGCCTGGGTGGCGAGCACCAGCCGGCGGTCCAGCGGGTCGAGGGCCATGACGGGGTTGGCCGGATCGGTCATACGTGGAGCCGCAGGCCGATAAAGTACTCGGCCTCTTTGGGGAGGTTCAGGACCGGATAGCCGGTCAGGGCTTCGATACGCTGCAGGGCCGCCGCGATCTTCTCCGGGGCGTCGGCCGCCAGCACTATCCACAGGTTGAAGCGGTGGTCTCGCTGGTAGTTGTGGGCCACTTCCGGCAGGGCGTTCACCAGGGCTGCGACCCGTTCTAGCTCCTCGGGGGGCACTGCCATGGCGGCCAGGGTGAAGGCGCCCCCCAGGCGCTCGGCGTCGAACAGGGGGCCAAAGCGGGTGAGCGTCCCATCGGCGAGCATGCGGCGCAGCCGCTCCAGCAGCTCGTCCTCGTCGGTGCCGAGGGCCTGGGCTACCTGGGCAAACGGCCGCTCGCAGAGGGGGAGGCCGGATTGTAGTCGGTTGAGGATGGCCCGGTCCAGCTCATCCATCGGTCGTCTCCAGGTCGAGCCGGGGCGCCTCCCGCTGCTTGAACCGGCGCCGGCTGAAAAGCACCTCGTGGGGATAGCGGTCCAGGTCGGACTCGGCCAGGAGCTCCACCCGCTCCAGCACCCGGTTGCGGTCGCGCCCATGGATCATGCAGAACAGGTTGTAGGGCCAGTCGGGCGGCCGCCGGGGCCGACGGTAGCACAGGGTGACAAAGTCCCACGCCAGAAGGGCGTCGACCGCCTGCGGGAGTTCCGCTTCCGGCACGTCCCAGACCACCATCGCGTTCGCCCGGTAGCCCAGCTCGTGGTGATGGACGATGACGCCGAGCCGCTGGATCACGCCCGCGGCGAGCCAGTCCCGGAGGCGGGCGAGGGTCGCCTCCTCCTCGATCCCCGCGGCCTCCCCCAGGGCGGCGTAGGGCCGCTCGGTCAGGGGCAATCCCCGCTGTAGCCCCTCCACCAGGACGTGGGCGGGGCCGTCCAGGTCCACGCGGTGGGGACGTGGTGGGAGCGATCGCCGGGACGGGCATCGGCCCGGCGCGCCGTCCGCCGCCAGATCGAACCCCAGGTCGATGTGATAGTCCTCCAGCAGGGGCAGCTCAAGGAGGGGCAACCGGGCGCGAAGCTCAATCTCCTGCACCAACGCCGACAAGCGCGCTTCGTTGGGCGCGGTGGCCACGAACCACAGGTTGTAGCGGTGCTCCCGCTCGTAGTTGTGGGTGATCTCTGGATAGCCGCTCACCATCCCAGCGACGGCCTCCAGCCGGTCCTCAGGAACCGCCAGGGCCCCCAGGACGCTGGCGCCCACGGTGTTCGGGCGGAAGGTGGCGCCGATGCGGCTCACGATCCGCCGCTCCTTCAGCATGGCGAGGGTGCGCAGCACCCGCTCCGGGGAAGTCCCGAGCTCCCGGGCAAGGACGTCGAAGGGCCGAGGCACCAGCGGGAAATTCCGCTGGTAGCAATTCAAGAGGGCGAGCTCCAGATCCAGCATGGTTACATTCCGGTGACGAATGCTCGGGAGGTGAAGAAGATGCCGCTCGGCTTCCGGGCAGGGATGCGGGCGAGCTCGGCGAAGCTCGCGGTGTCGTAGACCAGCACCCGGTCGTCGTCCCGGGCCGAAATCCACACCTCTCCGCCTCGGGGTGTGAACTCCATGTGCAGCACCGCCTTGCCCGGCTTGAGCGTGCGCACGATGCGCCGGGACGGCACGTCGATCACCTGCACCGTGTCGTTGTCTGGATAGGCGAAGTTGACCCATACTTGGCGGCCCCCCGGCTGGGCCATGACGAACACCGGCTGGCCATGGACCGGGATGCGGGCCGTCTCGCGCCAGGTCTCCGTGTCCACCACC from Burkholderiales bacterium harbors:
- the nirH gene encoding protein NirH; the encoded protein is MTDPANPVMALDPLDRRLVLATQAGLPLVSRPYHALAAQLGVPVDEVLARLERMLQRGAIRRIGAVPNHYALGYRANGMTVWDVDDARVDALGRQVGGLEFVSHCYRRPRRPPDWPYNLFAMVHGRRRDEVERQVEAIARLLGNACRGHEVLYSVRILKKTGLRF
- the nirN gene encoding cytochrome c: MTLPFPRNRPLALAFAVFALAGLSTAPSRGAEDDAAELYRRHCAACHGAERLGGMGPALLPENLARLKKAEAERVIAQGRAATQMPGFAGTLAAQEIARLADYVYAPPRTRPGWGETEIRASRVVHRAQETLPARPVHGADPLNLFVVVEAGDHHATILDGDRFEPIARFPTRFALHGGPKFSPDGRFVYFASRDGWISKYDLYALATVAEVRAGINTRNLAVSGDGRYVMVANYLPHTLVALDAHDLRLLKVIPVEDGKGVSSRVSAVYDAAPRGSFVAALKDLKQIWEIPYAENAPPVYRGYVHDYRMGEALAEREPFPVRVTELDDYLDDFFFDPSYAYVIGASRDGSGARVVNLDVRRKIADLDLPGLPHLGSGIAWTREGRPVLATPNLKQGLVSVIDMGSWKIVKQIETLGPGFFLRSHEGTRYAWVDVFFGPHRDALHVIDKERLEIVATLRPAPGKTAAHVEFTRDGRYALVSVWENDGALVVYDAEHLQEVKRIPMNKPSGKYNVYNKITRSAGTSH
- a CDS encoding regulatory protein, with translation MKPLDTRAFLMNLPLFRELEAEEIERVAQSTQQVRALRGEILFKRGDPCAGIHALVYGQVKLSFTSPQGDEKVVDIIGPGETFGEALMFMDKPYIVSAQALADSLLLHVSKAAIFEELERHPAFARRMLAGLSWRLHRLVRDVEAYSLRSGTQRVIGYLLRDEQEQPEAGPFRVTLPASKGIIASRLNLTPEHFSRILHDLAAAGLIEVEGRTITIKEVEKLRAYDR
- a CDS encoding heme biosynthesis protein → MLDLELALLNCYQRNFPLVPRPFDVLARELGTSPERVLRTLAMLKERRIVSRIGATFRPNTVGASVLGALAVPEDRLEAVAGMVSGYPEITHNYEREHRYNLWFVATAPNEARLSALVQEIELRARLPLLELPLLEDYHIDLGFDLAADGAPGRCPSRRSLPPRPHRVDLDGPAHVLVEGLQRGLPLTERPYAALGEAAGIEEEATLARLRDWLAAGVIQRLGVIVHHHELGYRANAMVVWDVPEAELPQAVDALLAWDFVTLCYRRPRRPPDWPYNLFCMIHGRDRNRVLERVELLAESDLDRYPHEVLFSRRRFKQREAPRLDLETTDG
- a CDS encoding ring-hydroxylating oxygenase subunit alpha — encoded protein: MARTTSEWLKRPKLPPTHYVDPIIYSSEEIFEEEKEKIFKKVWHLACHESELPNPYDFRTYRHPGGTPLVIVRGEDGKVRTFYNICPHRGNLIVYEPSGSSKYLTCIFHQWAFNGHGECVDIPREKEGYQDRVCKADVALKEVRTEVAYGGFVWVNLDDNCEPLSSFIGEALDYMLPELTAEPMETFWYYQATLNTNYKLIHDTNSEFYHDYLHIYNRITGMLDPKSGYFQRKYTAYPNGHATVGSMNVNYGAYAGSSHSTDLGWPHLPPKGWKLVDLFPAITLNLRTSVLRIDSYIPLAPDRVLLEFRALGLKRDTPEERRQRERDAATIWGPFGRNLHEDLLASSGQGVAMARDSQPMYVLQAREENATIHDEIGMRHYIAEWGRRMGRSPAQPMLKDEATARVA
- the nirJ gene encoding heme d1 biosynthesis radical SAM protein NirJ — translated: MFRLTHYLREIRRPTPLSPPASPPGPVVIWNLVRRCNLACRHCYSISADRDFPGELSTAEVYRVMDDLKAFGVPVLILSGGEPLLRPDIFAIGHRAKALGFYVGLSSNGTLIDQGSIDAVQAVGFDYVGISLDGMPETHNRFRRMAGAFDRSLSALRLCRDRGIKVGLRFTLTQENAADLPALLRLMEEEGIPKFYLSHLNYAGRGNVNRAVDARLVTTRWAMDLLLATAWRHLEQGLKSEFVTGNNDADGVYLLLWARRHFPAQEGHLRAKLAQWGGNASGLHIANIDNLGNVHPDTFWWDYSLGNVRERPFSQIWRDTTDPLMAGLKRRPRPVKGRCGACAYLDVCGGNTRVRAWQLTGDPWQEDPACYLTDEEIGVEVGAGRLQVTPYSRAARQQALR
- the nirG gene encoding protein NirG; translation: MDELDRAILNRLQSGLPLCERPFAQVAQALGTDEDELLERLRRMLADGTLTRFGPLFDAERLGGAFTLAAMAVPPEELERVAALVNALPEVAHNYQRDHRFNLWIVLAADAPEKIAAALQRIEALTGYPVLNLPKEAEYFIGLRLHV